The proteins below come from a single Caulobacter segnis ATCC 21756 genomic window:
- the ligD gene encoding DNA ligase D has protein sequence MAARKLAAYEAKRDFEKTAEPSGAAAVAASERARFVIQKHAATRLHYDLRLEHEGVFLSWAVTRGPSRDPHDRRLAVHVEDHPLAYGDFEGTIPKGQYGGGTVMLWDRGWWAPEPGFDLQKGLKKGEIKLVFAGERMKGGWVLVRINNDKFGDGKRENWLLIKHRDEFAMEGDLDFLEDTAFSIASGRTMEEIAAGKGKAPTPFMTKKATASDAIWNSKGSPEATAEKAAKETGAPRRRSAKPSAKAQAPRKVVKKAIAMPDFVPPQLCKLVDRPPGGGDWAHEIKFDGYRMQMRVEGGEAALRTRAGLDWSGKFPQLIKDGAALPDALIDGEVVALDADGSPSFAGLQAALAEESTDDLIFFAFDLLYAHGEDLTDLPLSERKARLKALLPEDGDRIRYVEHFESGGEAVLQSACRMSLEGVVSKKLDAPYRSGKPGTWTKAKCRAGHEVVIGGWTTTGDAFRSLIVGVYRDGDLIHVGRVGTGYGRDKVARLLPKLKAAERKTSPFSGKGAPRGGANIHWVDPVLVAEIEFAGFTGDGSVRQASFKGLREDKPAQAVEAEAPAPAEDVELAEPKAAFAMKRSDGKVSVRGVAISNPDKTLWPDAGDGTPGTKRDLAEYFEAVGDWMLEHIKGRPCSVIRMPDGVDGETFFQRHSGKGVSALIDEIVVSGDRKPYLVFNTVESLVAAAQWGATELHPWNCRPNEQDVPGRLVFDLDPAPDVSFDAVVEGAREIRDRLEALGLAPFCKTTGGKGLHVVTPLKPTKVDWDAAKAFAREVCAQMAADSPDLYLLNMSKKERGGKIFLDYLRNDRMSTAVAPLSPRGRPGAPVSWPVSWTQVRKGLDPKRFNIRTAPSLLKTLDAWDAYAESERDLEAAIRKLGKD, from the coding sequence ATGGCGGCGCGCAAGCTCGCGGCCTACGAGGCCAAGCGCGACTTCGAAAAGACGGCCGAGCCCTCGGGCGCGGCCGCCGTCGCGGCGTCCGAGCGGGCGCGCTTCGTCATCCAGAAACACGCCGCCACGCGACTGCACTATGACCTGCGGCTGGAGCACGAGGGCGTGTTCCTGTCGTGGGCCGTGACCAGGGGGCCCTCTCGCGATCCGCATGACCGCCGCCTGGCGGTGCATGTCGAGGACCATCCGCTGGCCTACGGCGATTTCGAGGGCACGATTCCCAAAGGCCAATACGGCGGCGGCACGGTGATGCTGTGGGACCGTGGCTGGTGGGCGCCGGAGCCAGGCTTCGACCTTCAGAAGGGGCTCAAGAAAGGCGAGATCAAACTGGTCTTCGCCGGCGAGCGGATGAAGGGCGGCTGGGTCCTGGTCCGCATCAATAACGACAAGTTTGGCGACGGGAAGCGCGAGAACTGGCTTCTGATCAAGCATCGCGACGAGTTCGCGATGGAGGGCGATCTCGACTTTCTGGAAGACACGGCGTTCTCGATCGCCTCGGGGCGGACGATGGAGGAGATCGCGGCGGGGAAGGGCAAGGCGCCCACTCCGTTCATGACGAAGAAAGCCACCGCGTCCGACGCGATCTGGAACAGCAAGGGCTCGCCCGAGGCCACCGCCGAGAAGGCGGCGAAGGAGACCGGCGCGCCCAGGCGACGAAGCGCCAAGCCCTCGGCCAAGGCGCAGGCGCCAAGGAAGGTCGTCAAGAAGGCGATCGCCATGCCCGACTTCGTGCCGCCGCAGCTGTGCAAGCTGGTCGACCGCCCGCCAGGCGGCGGCGACTGGGCGCACGAGATCAAGTTCGACGGATACAGGATGCAGATGCGCGTCGAGGGCGGCGAGGCCGCACTACGCACGCGCGCGGGCCTCGACTGGAGCGGCAAGTTTCCGCAGCTCATCAAGGATGGGGCGGCGCTGCCGGACGCCCTGATCGACGGTGAGGTCGTGGCTCTGGACGCCGACGGATCGCCCTCGTTCGCCGGCCTGCAGGCGGCCCTGGCCGAAGAGAGCACCGACGACCTGATCTTCTTCGCTTTTGACTTGCTCTACGCCCACGGTGAGGACCTGACCGATCTGCCGCTGTCGGAACGCAAGGCGCGGCTGAAGGCGCTGCTTCCGGAGGACGGCGACCGGATCCGCTACGTCGAGCATTTCGAGAGCGGTGGCGAAGCGGTGCTGCAGTCGGCTTGCCGCATGTCGCTGGAGGGCGTCGTTTCCAAGAAGCTCGACGCGCCGTACCGCTCCGGCAAGCCGGGGACCTGGACCAAGGCTAAGTGCCGGGCCGGGCATGAGGTGGTGATCGGTGGCTGGACAACGACCGGCGACGCCTTCCGCTCGCTGATCGTCGGCGTCTATCGTGACGGCGACCTGATCCACGTTGGACGGGTCGGCACGGGCTATGGTCGGGACAAGGTCGCCCGCCTGCTGCCGAAGCTGAAAGCGGCCGAACGCAAGACCTCGCCCTTCAGTGGCAAGGGCGCGCCGCGCGGCGGGGCCAACATCCACTGGGTGGACCCTGTCCTGGTCGCGGAGATAGAGTTCGCGGGCTTCACGGGAGACGGCTCGGTGCGCCAGGCGTCGTTCAAGGGTCTGCGCGAGGACAAGCCCGCCCAGGCGGTCGAGGCCGAAGCGCCAGCGCCGGCCGAGGACGTCGAGCTCGCCGAGCCCAAGGCGGCGTTCGCGATGAAGCGAAGCGATGGCAAGGTTTCGGTGCGGGGCGTGGCGATCTCCAACCCCGACAAGACGCTGTGGCCGGACGCCGGCGATGGGACGCCGGGGACCAAGCGCGACCTCGCCGAATATTTCGAAGCCGTTGGCGATTGGATGCTGGAGCACATCAAGGGGCGGCCTTGCTCGGTGATCCGCATGCCCGATGGCGTCGACGGCGAGACCTTTTTCCAGCGCCATTCCGGAAAGGGCGTCTCGGCCCTGATCGACGAGATTGTCGTCAGCGGCGACCGCAAGCCCTACCTCGTCTTCAACACCGTTGAGAGCCTGGTGGCGGCCGCCCAATGGGGCGCCACGGAACTACATCCATGGAACTGCCGGCCGAACGAACAAGACGTTCCTGGCCGCCTGGTCTTCGACCTGGATCCCGCGCCCGATGTGTCCTTCGACGCCGTGGTCGAGGGCGCGCGAGAGATCCGCGATCGGCTTGAGGCGCTGGGCTTGGCGCCCTTCTGCAAGACGACCGGCGGCAAGGGCCTGCACGTCGTCACACCGCTGAAGCCGACGAAAGTGGATTGGGACGCCGCCAAGGCCTTCGCCCGAGAGGTCTGCGCGCAGATGGCCGCCGACAGTCCAGACCTCTATCTGCTGAACATGTCCAAGAAGGAGCGCGGCGGGAAGATCTTCCTCGACTACCTGCGCAACGACCGCATGAGCACGGCGGTGGCGCCGCTGTCGCCGCGCGGCCGCCCCGGCGCGCCGGTGTCCTGGCCCGTGTCCTGGACCCAGGTGCGCAAAGGCCTCGACCCCAAGCGTTTCAACATCCGCACCGCGCCGAGCCTGCTGAAGACTCTCGACGCCTGGGACGCCTATGCGGAAAGCGAGCGCGACCTGGAGGCGGCGATCAGGAAGCTCGGCAAGGACTAG
- a CDS encoding HU family DNA-binding protein: MNVSDLVDAAVAADDKLTKTQAKAIIDGVFKSISDAAVKGDEVSIPGFGKFKVQAKPARTGRNPATGATIEIAASKKVAFTPAKQLKDAVNG, encoded by the coding sequence ATGAACGTTTCCGATCTGGTCGACGCCGCTGTGGCCGCCGACGACAAGCTGACCAAGACGCAAGCCAAGGCCATCATCGACGGCGTCTTCAAGTCGATCTCCGACGCCGCCGTGAAGGGCGATGAAGTCTCGATCCCGGGCTTCGGCAAGTTCAAGGTCCAGGCTAAGCCGGCCCGCACCGGCCGCAACCCGGCAACGGGCGCGACCATCGAGATCGCCGCCAGCAAGAAGGTCGCCTTCACGCCGGCCAAGCAAC